One region of Arthrobacter sp. StoSoilB22 genomic DNA includes:
- a CDS encoding FKBP-type peptidyl-prolyl cis-trans isomerase: MRRLLAILLPALLLMTACGGGDTPATEPTSKSVGDVSKLDSLKITDNGNDKAPGIEFSKPLAVTGPTVKVVKEGDGEPVKMGQIAELVFIAVDGTDGKTLEDGYAKGPQAIELSEQMKSGNELIFDAIIGAKVGSHVAIAAPGNSSASAPASSQLVVFKIASAKNAPGLLNKEETDQLDKDGKLPKVTFDDKGAPSVEIPKTDAPAGLSVKVLSEGTGEELKDTDTIDANYTGWRWEDSTKFDSSYDRGEAATFGLNQVIKGWTLGLTGQKVGSKVLLTIPTDLAYGASAAAQGKPAGPLVFVVEITAKK, from the coding sequence GTGCGCCGACTCCTAGCAATTCTCCTGCCAGCCCTGTTGCTCATGACCGCGTGCGGAGGTGGAGACACCCCGGCTACTGAGCCCACCAGCAAGTCAGTAGGTGACGTCTCCAAGCTCGACTCCCTAAAGATCACGGACAACGGCAATGACAAAGCGCCCGGCATTGAATTCTCCAAGCCTCTGGCCGTGACTGGACCCACCGTCAAGGTGGTCAAAGAAGGTGACGGCGAGCCGGTCAAGATGGGGCAAATCGCTGAACTGGTGTTCATCGCGGTCGATGGTACCGATGGCAAGACACTTGAGGACGGTTACGCCAAGGGGCCCCAGGCGATCGAACTTTCCGAACAGATGAAAAGCGGCAATGAACTCATCTTTGACGCCATCATCGGCGCCAAAGTGGGCAGTCATGTAGCCATCGCTGCTCCGGGCAACTCCTCTGCCTCGGCGCCTGCCTCCTCCCAGCTGGTGGTCTTCAAGATTGCCTCAGCCAAGAACGCGCCTGGTCTTCTCAACAAGGAGGAGACCGATCAGCTGGACAAGGACGGCAAACTTCCCAAGGTGACCTTCGATGACAAGGGCGCACCCTCGGTGGAAATTCCCAAGACTGATGCCCCGGCAGGCCTTTCTGTTAAGGTCCTCTCCGAGGGTACGGGTGAGGAACTGAAAGACACTGACACGATCGATGCCAACTACACTGGCTGGCGCTGGGAAGACAGCACCAAGTTTGACTCCAGCTATGATCGGGGCGAGGCCGCTACGTTCGGCTTGAACCAGGTCATCAAGGGCTGGACGCTTGGACTTACAGGCCAGAAGGTCGGCTCCAAGGTTCTCCTGACGATTCCCACTGATCTTGCGTACGGTGCAAGCGCTGCTGCCCAGGGCAAGCCTGCGGGCCCGCTGGTGTTCGTCGTTGAGATCACCGCTAAGAAGTAA
- a CDS encoding FKBP-type peptidyl-prolyl cis-trans isomerase, with protein sequence MSFGQRDFDRTKPEIDFPEGDVPTDLVITDLIEGTGPEAKAGDTVSTHYVGVAWSTGEEFDASWGRGAPLDFRVGVGQVIQGWDQGLLGMKVGGRRRLEIPSELAYGSRGAGGAIKPNEALIFVVDLVAVR encoded by the coding sequence ATGTCATTTGGTCAGCGCGACTTTGACCGCACCAAGCCCGAAATCGACTTCCCGGAAGGCGACGTCCCCACAGACCTCGTCATCACTGACCTGATCGAGGGCACTGGTCCCGAAGCCAAGGCAGGGGACACCGTGTCCACTCACTACGTGGGCGTTGCCTGGTCCACGGGAGAAGAATTTGACGCTTCCTGGGGCCGCGGCGCTCCTCTGGACTTCCGCGTGGGCGTCGGCCAGGTCATTCAGGGCTGGGACCAGGGCCTGCTCGGCATGAAGGTCGGCGGCCGCCGTCGCTTGGAGATCCCCTCGGAACTTGCCTACGGCTCACGTGGCGCCGGTGGAGCCATCAAGCCCAACGAGGCCTTGATTTTCGTCGTCGACCTCGTGGCTGTCCGCTAG
- a CDS encoding WYL domain-containing protein has translation MSASRTERLLNLLLALLNTKVGLPRAVLREKVYHDSAENDVAFGRMFERDKVDLKQFGFEIETLMDPRNFGADDPASARYRIGKDSNRLPDVNLTPAESTVLLLSAQLWERAALGTAAANAVRKLQAAGGFTDVDLPAGVQPRIKPAGQAFDDVVAAMHGKHPVRFGYLAVSTGLEEVREVEPWGLGSRFGQWYLVGLDRGRGAKRLFRLSRMTTAVSVVATSTFHPPEGFDARAELDELNELPIRQATLDVEKNRLLALRKRSAPAEGSPEHSDRDRIVVDFRDPEQLAEELASYGPHLKVEGPAELRSAVVRRLQAAADFDDAPPVPVEFPEAGRTPRARKRTSEDQLARMLQLVPFLVHHQGLHIQQVADHFGISRKALIDDLKILICSGLPEGYPDDLLDIQWENDHVYISEHLDLNRPVRFSEDEAAALLTGLAMLGDLPALAGMPQDESASALESVTIKLTGAAGQAARLAGSVSGQSVAPEQSQAFAAITQAIREGRQLRLSYFSLQRDEVTERDVDPLRLYSLDNTWYFEAYCHSKAGIRNFRLDRVEALEANGRAVSVAATAGQDFPARLFTPGDDDVLVTLQLTRQGAGLADDYYAERTAQLPDGGLLAEVRFGDAGWLPMFVSQHGGAVRILEPLSVREETRKWIDAALAQYDSPSGTKAG, from the coding sequence GTGTCCGCATCCCGCACTGAACGCCTCCTGAACCTTCTCCTTGCTTTGCTCAACACCAAAGTTGGCCTTCCACGTGCCGTGCTGCGTGAAAAGGTGTACCACGATTCAGCTGAGAATGACGTCGCCTTTGGACGGATGTTCGAGCGCGACAAAGTGGATCTCAAACAGTTTGGCTTCGAGATCGAGACTTTGATGGATCCGCGAAACTTCGGCGCGGACGACCCCGCCTCTGCGCGTTACCGCATCGGCAAGGACTCCAACCGGCTACCTGATGTGAACCTGACGCCTGCGGAGAGCACCGTGCTCTTGCTTTCTGCACAGCTGTGGGAACGGGCCGCGCTGGGAACGGCAGCGGCCAACGCCGTCCGCAAGCTGCAGGCCGCAGGAGGCTTCACGGACGTGGATCTCCCTGCTGGAGTTCAGCCACGGATCAAACCCGCTGGACAAGCCTTCGACGACGTCGTTGCGGCCATGCACGGCAAGCACCCGGTCCGCTTCGGCTACCTTGCGGTCAGCACGGGGCTGGAGGAAGTCCGGGAAGTGGAGCCTTGGGGCTTGGGCAGCCGCTTCGGCCAGTGGTACCTCGTGGGCCTGGACCGGGGGAGGGGAGCCAAGAGGCTCTTCAGGCTCTCGCGGATGACCACCGCAGTTAGCGTGGTCGCCACCAGCACCTTCCACCCCCCGGAAGGCTTCGACGCCCGGGCTGAGCTGGACGAACTCAACGAGCTCCCTATCCGGCAAGCCACCTTGGATGTCGAAAAGAACAGGTTGCTTGCCCTGCGCAAGAGGTCTGCTCCCGCCGAAGGGTCCCCGGAGCACAGTGACCGTGACCGCATAGTGGTGGATTTTAGGGATCCGGAGCAACTGGCAGAAGAGCTGGCATCCTATGGCCCCCACCTCAAGGTGGAGGGACCCGCCGAACTGCGCTCCGCCGTCGTCCGCCGCCTCCAAGCTGCCGCAGACTTTGATGACGCTCCGCCAGTGCCTGTTGAATTTCCTGAAGCGGGCCGTACGCCCCGGGCACGGAAGCGCACGTCCGAAGATCAACTTGCCCGCATGCTGCAACTGGTGCCGTTCCTGGTCCACCATCAGGGCCTGCATATCCAACAGGTCGCTGATCACTTTGGCATCAGCCGCAAGGCGTTGATCGATGACCTGAAGATCCTGATCTGCTCCGGCCTGCCCGAGGGGTATCCGGACGATCTTCTGGACATCCAATGGGAAAACGATCACGTGTACATTTCCGAACACCTGGATCTGAATCGTCCCGTGCGTTTCAGTGAAGACGAAGCCGCAGCGTTGCTGACCGGACTGGCCATGCTGGGAGACCTGCCTGCCTTGGCAGGCATGCCCCAGGACGAGTCAGCCAGTGCGCTGGAGTCAGTCACCATCAAGCTGACAGGTGCTGCGGGGCAGGCAGCGAGACTGGCCGGCTCCGTATCCGGCCAATCCGTGGCGCCAGAGCAATCACAAGCCTTTGCCGCGATAACCCAAGCAATCAGGGAAGGCAGGCAGCTGCGGCTCAGCTACTTCTCGCTGCAACGCGACGAAGTGACCGAGCGCGACGTCGACCCCCTGAGGCTCTACTCCCTGGACAATACCTGGTACTTCGAGGCCTACTGCCACAGCAAGGCCGGCATCAGAAACTTCCGGTTGGACAGGGTGGAAGCCCTGGAGGCCAATGGCCGGGCTGTCTCCGTGGCTGCAACTGCCGGGCAGGACTTCCCGGCCCGGTTGTTCACGCCCGGTGACGACGACGTCCTGGTGACCCTCCAACTGACCCGCCAAGGTGCCGGCCTTGCCGATGACTACTACGCCGAAAGAACCGCACAACTGCCCGACGGCGGTCTGCTCGCCGAGGTGAGGTTTGGCGACGCAGGGTGGCTGCCCATGTTTGTATCCCAGCATGGCGGCGCGGTCCGGATTCTCGAACCGCTGTCCGTGCGGGAGGAAACCCGGAAGTGGATCGACGCCGCCCTGGCTCAGTACGACTCACCGTCGGGCACCAAGGCTGGCTAG
- the tatA gene encoding Sec-independent protein translocase subunit TatA, translating into MRLEGWHLIIIIVLALVLFAAPKLPSMARSIGQSMRIFKSEVREMKKDGSTEAKDSQDASDAVEGKVVGHPDVKAKNNGETDVPPSNRV; encoded by the coding sequence ATGAGGCTCGAAGGCTGGCATCTCATCATCATCATCGTTCTCGCCCTGGTGCTCTTTGCAGCGCCGAAGCTGCCGTCCATGGCGCGCAGCATCGGGCAGTCGATGCGTATTTTCAAGTCTGAAGTCCGGGAGATGAAGAAGGATGGTTCCACGGAGGCAAAAGACTCCCAGGACGCTTCCGACGCCGTCGAAGGCAAGGTTGTAGGCCACCCGGACGTCAAGGCCAAGAACAACGGCGAAACTGACGTACCGCCCTCCAACCGCGTCTAA
- the tatC gene encoding twin-arginine translocase subunit TatC, whose translation MVETKGRKANPEARMALLDHLKELRNRLFKAAIGVIVGTVVGFIVYQPLLEALIKPIKDLNEKEGRAATLNFDGVASSFDLMVQVSVFLGVILSSPVWIYQLWAFIVPGLHKKERRLALSFVAAAVPLFIGGVLLAWLVLPNAVRVLTDFTPVGGSNFISAEIYLAFVLRLLLAFGIAFLIPVVLVGLNLAGIIKGKQLIKSWRITIFLVCLFAAMAAPGADAMSMFYLAAPMLILFFAAIGICVLNDRRRERRAIKRAAETEATADIATPASDLENL comes from the coding sequence GTGGTAGAAACGAAGGGGCGCAAAGCCAACCCCGAAGCCCGGATGGCGCTCCTGGATCACCTCAAGGAGCTGCGCAACCGGCTCTTCAAGGCTGCAATCGGCGTCATAGTGGGAACAGTGGTGGGCTTCATCGTCTACCAGCCCCTCCTGGAAGCATTGATCAAGCCGATCAAGGACCTCAACGAAAAGGAGGGACGCGCTGCCACACTGAACTTTGATGGCGTGGCCAGTTCCTTCGACCTCATGGTCCAGGTTTCGGTCTTCCTCGGCGTCATCCTTTCCAGCCCTGTCTGGATCTACCAGCTGTGGGCCTTCATTGTCCCCGGACTCCACAAGAAGGAGCGGCGTCTTGCGCTGTCCTTCGTGGCAGCTGCGGTACCGCTGTTCATCGGTGGTGTGCTGCTTGCGTGGCTTGTGCTCCCCAACGCCGTGCGGGTGCTGACCGATTTCACCCCGGTGGGCGGTTCAAACTTCATCAGTGCTGAAATTTATTTGGCCTTTGTCCTCCGGCTCCTGCTGGCCTTTGGTATCGCCTTCCTTATACCCGTGGTCCTGGTGGGGTTGAACCTTGCTGGAATCATCAAAGGCAAGCAACTCATCAAGAGTTGGCGAATCACTATTTTCCTGGTGTGCCTGTTCGCTGCGATGGCCGCTCCGGGGGCCGACGCTATGAGCATGTTCTATCTTGCTGCCCCCATGCTGATCCTGTTCTTCGCGGCAATCGGTATTTGCGTATTGAATGACAGGCGCCGTGAGCGCAGGGCCATCAAGCGCGCCGCTGAGACTGAAGCCACGGCAGACATCGCAACCCCGGCCTCGGATCTGGAGAATCTCTAG
- a CDS encoding DEAD/DEAH box helicase translates to MSSISGSSSPSDRYQAAAQRAAESKTYLGAFARSLDFELDDFQREACRSLQEGRGVLVAAPTGAGKTIVGEFAIYLALERGLKAFYTTPIKALSNQKYSELAAKYGAANVGLLTGDTTINGEAPVVVMTTEVLRNMLYADSETLGDLGYVVMDEVHYLADRFRGAVWEEVIIHLPSEVQVASLSATVSNAEEFGAWLDTVRGDTDVIVSEHRPVPLWQHVMVGREIVDLFAGDTSFDEIAPQAPGAQETEVPDLSDAEEVMAEPTTTDRRRVSSKRSSAVTARQAVTGPEFEVNPDLLAMARSESRMSMNGRFGHGGRSRRRQDRYRDERQQSEQRSPVRKASRPQVIESLRRQDLLPAITFIFSRAGCDAAVAQCAASGLWLTTEQEQQIIAQRVDEASHEIPADDLDVLGFWGWRDGLIRGLAAHHAGMLPTFKEVVEKLFADGLVKAVFATETLALGVNMPARCVVLEKLEKFNGESHVNITAGEYTQLTGRAGRRGIDVEGHAVVLWQPGTDPAAVAGLASRRTYPLNSSFRPTYNMSINLIAQFGRVRAREILESSFAQFQADRSVVGLARQVRGREESLAGYAKSMQCHLGDFTEYGKLRRELSDAENFAARDHQRARKSHVADSLTRLIPGDVISIYSGRLAGHAVVLEVDRNAREPRPSVLTSDNQLRRIGVHDLDGPVSPVTRIRIPKSFNAKVPKARRDLASAMRHAISEDAPHSRRNSRHEDFGLGARLPDQEKKIADLRRALRAHPCHGCSEREDHARWSERWWKLRRETDGLVRQIQSRTNTIAKTFDRVCDVLSVYGYLETNDAGHVTISADGQRLRRIYGEKDLLISQTVRRGAIDDLDAAELAALASTLVYQAKREDRGLRPKMPSVSLESAVDIVIREWSQLEDTEERNRLPLTGEPELGLVWPMYKWARGRHLQDVLSGTDLAAGDFVRWAKQVVDLLDQLAKIPQLDPRVARICRESIDVVRRGVVAYSTVA, encoded by the coding sequence ATGTCCTCCATTTCCGGGTCTTCATCTCCATCAGACCGTTACCAGGCGGCAGCCCAGCGGGCGGCTGAGTCAAAAACTTACCTTGGAGCGTTTGCCCGCTCCCTGGACTTCGAACTGGACGACTTCCAACGCGAAGCGTGCAGGTCGCTTCAGGAGGGCCGCGGCGTCCTTGTAGCAGCTCCCACCGGCGCCGGAAAGACGATCGTTGGCGAGTTTGCGATCTATTTGGCGTTGGAACGGGGACTCAAAGCCTTTTACACCACTCCCATCAAGGCATTGAGCAACCAGAAGTACTCGGAACTGGCCGCGAAATACGGTGCGGCAAACGTTGGTCTGCTGACGGGCGACACCACCATCAATGGCGAAGCTCCTGTGGTGGTTATGACCACCGAAGTCCTTCGGAACATGCTCTACGCCGATTCTGAAACTTTGGGAGACCTGGGCTATGTGGTGATGGACGAAGTCCACTACCTGGCCGACCGTTTCCGCGGCGCAGTGTGGGAAGAGGTCATCATCCATTTGCCCAGCGAAGTGCAGGTTGCCTCGCTGAGTGCCACAGTGTCCAACGCCGAAGAGTTCGGCGCCTGGTTGGACACTGTGCGGGGCGATACAGACGTGATCGTTTCCGAGCACCGCCCTGTGCCCCTCTGGCAGCACGTCATGGTGGGGCGGGAGATAGTGGATCTCTTTGCCGGTGACACCTCTTTTGACGAAATCGCGCCCCAAGCCCCGGGAGCACAGGAAACGGAGGTGCCTGACCTCTCCGATGCAGAAGAGGTCATGGCCGAGCCCACCACCACGGATCGCCGGCGCGTCTCATCCAAGCGCTCGTCAGCCGTCACGGCTCGTCAGGCAGTTACCGGCCCCGAATTCGAGGTCAACCCGGACCTGCTGGCCATGGCCCGTTCGGAAAGCCGGATGAGCATGAATGGCCGGTTTGGACACGGCGGCAGAAGCCGCCGTCGTCAGGACCGCTATCGCGACGAGCGGCAACAGTCAGAGCAGCGTAGTCCAGTCCGCAAGGCAAGCCGTCCCCAGGTGATCGAGAGCCTCAGGCGCCAGGACCTCTTGCCTGCCATCACGTTTATTTTCTCCAGGGCAGGTTGTGACGCAGCCGTAGCGCAGTGTGCAGCATCAGGCCTCTGGCTGACCACCGAGCAGGAACAACAGATCATCGCCCAGCGGGTGGACGAGGCCAGCCACGAGATTCCGGCTGACGACCTCGATGTCCTCGGGTTCTGGGGTTGGCGGGACGGGCTCATCAGGGGCCTCGCTGCCCACCACGCGGGCATGCTTCCAACCTTCAAGGAAGTGGTGGAGAAGCTCTTTGCCGACGGCCTGGTCAAGGCTGTGTTCGCCACCGAAACGTTGGCTCTTGGTGTCAACATGCCCGCGCGCTGCGTGGTGCTTGAAAAGCTGGAAAAGTTCAACGGGGAATCGCACGTCAACATCACGGCGGGGGAGTACACCCAACTCACCGGGCGTGCCGGACGTCGCGGCATCGACGTCGAAGGCCATGCCGTGGTGCTTTGGCAGCCGGGTACAGACCCCGCCGCAGTGGCCGGACTGGCCTCCCGACGCACCTATCCGTTGAACTCCAGTTTCCGTCCTACGTACAACATGAGCATCAACCTGATTGCCCAGTTCGGACGGGTCCGGGCACGTGAGATCCTCGAATCCTCTTTTGCCCAGTTCCAAGCTGACCGATCCGTTGTTGGACTTGCCCGGCAGGTGCGTGGGCGTGAAGAGTCGCTGGCAGGCTACGCCAAATCCATGCAGTGCCACCTGGGCGACTTCACAGAATACGGCAAGCTCCGGCGCGAACTCAGCGATGCTGAGAATTTCGCCGCCCGCGACCACCAACGCGCCCGGAAGTCCCATGTTGCTGATTCCCTCACGCGATTAATTCCCGGCGATGTGATCAGCATTTACAGCGGCCGGCTCGCGGGACACGCTGTGGTGCTGGAGGTGGACCGGAATGCGCGTGAACCGCGGCCCTCGGTGCTCACCTCCGACAACCAGCTGCGACGCATCGGCGTCCACGACCTCGATGGCCCGGTGTCTCCGGTGACGCGTATCCGCATCCCGAAGTCCTTCAACGCCAAGGTTCCCAAGGCGCGCCGGGACCTCGCTTCAGCCATGCGGCACGCCATCAGCGAAGACGCTCCCCACAGCCGGCGTAACAGCAGGCACGAAGACTTTGGTCTCGGAGCCCGCCTGCCGGATCAGGAAAAGAAGATCGCGGATCTTCGGCGGGCGCTCAGGGCCCATCCTTGCCATGGCTGCAGCGAACGCGAAGACCACGCACGGTGGTCGGAGCGTTGGTGGAAGCTGCGCCGGGAGACCGACGGGCTGGTCCGCCAAATCCAAAGCAGGACCAACACTATTGCCAAGACGTTCGACCGTGTGTGCGATGTTCTTTCGGTTTACGGTTACCTGGAAACGAACGACGCCGGACACGTCACCATAAGTGCCGACGGACAGAGGCTTCGCCGGATCTACGGCGAGAAGGACCTGCTCATTTCCCAGACTGTTCGTCGCGGCGCCATCGACGACCTCGACGCTGCTGAACTGGCCGCTTTGGCGAGCACCTTGGTGTACCAGGCCAAACGGGAAGACCGCGGGCTGCGGCCCAAGATGCCTTCTGTGTCACTGGAATCGGCCGTCGACATCGTTATCCGCGAGTGGTCCCAACTCGAAGATACTGAGGAACGCAACAGGCTGCCTTTGACCGGCGAACCGGAACTTGGACTGGTGTGGCCCATGTACAAGTGGGCCAGGGGCCGCCACCTTCAGGACGTGCTGAGCGGCACCGACCTCGCAGCCGGAGACTTTGTACGGTGGGCCAAGCAAGTGGTGGACCTCCTTGACCAGCTGGCCAAGATCCCGCAGCTGGACCCACGTGTGGCACGCATATGCCGGGAATCAATCGATGTGGTCCGCCGCGGTGTGGTGGCCTACTCCACGGTGGCTTAG
- a CDS encoding amidohydrolase family protein, whose amino-acid sequence MNQPGAPTGPDRNTKGRKVTMYRNGSIYTAADPFATAMVVDGDTVAWVGSEQAATSIADSSMEIIDLRGALLAPGFVDSHAHLTETGLALSGLQLDAVRSSRELLDAVASAGGTGPVLGHGWDETTWNDPSLPTLEEIERAAGGRHVYLSRIDVHSALVSASLAAAAGLTTLDGFSGEARVVRAAHTAARLTARNFKEPDRRSYQESALQEAASHGYVAMAEMSAPHICGPEDLRMATSWNELANMPEVLPYWGELAASQEQAQAILDSLGTKVLGLAGDLNMDGSIGSRTAALAEDYSDAGGQRGSLYLSVDEAANHLVATSLLGIQAGFHVIGDAGLGAVLDAFDAAAAEVGEQRIRAAGHRLEHVEMADQSAIDRLAKYSVSVSVQPVFDALWGAAGGLYEQRLGARSQKMNPFASFYASGVPIAFGSDSPVTPLRPWASVRACLEHSNPEQRISARAAFLGHTRAGWRATKHRNPLMGQLVPGAPASFAVWEVDELMVQVADSRVQSWSTDPRARTPLLPALDTGSDPRCLQTVREGHELFAHESLRV is encoded by the coding sequence ATGAACCAGCCAGGCGCGCCAACCGGCCCGGACCGCAACACCAAGGGCCGCAAGGTCACTATGTACAGAAATGGTTCGATCTATACTGCGGCAGATCCCTTTGCCACAGCCATGGTGGTGGACGGCGATACCGTTGCCTGGGTGGGCTCCGAGCAGGCCGCGACGTCCATTGCCGACTCGTCCATGGAGATCATCGACCTCCGGGGCGCCCTCCTTGCTCCGGGCTTTGTCGACTCCCATGCACACCTGACGGAGACGGGCCTTGCCCTGTCGGGACTGCAGCTGGACGCGGTCCGCTCATCGAGGGAATTGCTCGACGCCGTTGCCTCCGCCGGCGGCACTGGTCCGGTGCTGGGCCATGGTTGGGATGAAACGACGTGGAACGATCCCAGCCTCCCAACGTTGGAAGAGATCGAAAGAGCGGCCGGCGGACGGCACGTCTACCTCTCACGCATCGACGTCCATTCAGCCCTCGTTTCGGCCTCGCTTGCTGCGGCAGCTGGGCTTACCACCTTGGACGGCTTTTCCGGGGAAGCCCGCGTGGTCCGGGCAGCACATACGGCCGCCCGCCTCACTGCCAGGAATTTCAAGGAGCCGGACCGGCGAAGCTACCAGGAATCGGCGCTGCAGGAAGCAGCTTCCCACGGCTACGTTGCCATGGCCGAGATGTCCGCACCTCACATTTGCGGGCCTGAGGACCTGAGAATGGCCACGTCTTGGAACGAGCTCGCGAACATGCCGGAGGTTCTCCCTTACTGGGGCGAGCTTGCCGCCTCACAGGAGCAAGCGCAGGCCATTCTGGATAGCTTGGGCACCAAGGTGCTGGGCCTCGCTGGTGACCTCAACATGGACGGCTCAATCGGATCCCGCACGGCGGCCCTCGCAGAGGATTACTCCGATGCCGGCGGTCAACGCGGGAGTTTGTACCTTTCAGTGGACGAGGCCGCCAACCACCTTGTAGCCACGTCGCTGCTGGGGATCCAAGCCGGCTTCCACGTCATAGGTGATGCCGGTCTGGGCGCTGTGCTGGACGCCTTTGACGCCGCAGCGGCCGAGGTGGGGGAGCAGCGTATCCGGGCAGCCGGCCACAGACTCGAACACGTGGAAATGGCCGACCAGTCCGCCATCGATCGTTTGGCCAAGTACTCCGTGTCGGTCAGTGTTCAGCCTGTTTTCGACGCCTTATGGGGTGCTGCAGGTGGTCTCTACGAGCAGCGTTTGGGTGCCCGCAGCCAGAAGATGAATCCGTTTGCTTCCTTTTACGCGAGCGGCGTCCCCATAGCCTTCGGAAGCGATAGCCCGGTAACCCCCCTCCGCCCGTGGGCGAGCGTTCGAGCCTGCTTGGAGCACAGCAACCCGGAACAGAGAATTTCGGCTCGTGCCGCTTTCCTGGGGCACACGCGGGCGGGGTGGCGGGCTACCAAGCACCGGAACCCCCTCATGGGGCAGCTGGTACCAGGCGCTCCGGCGAGTTTCGCCGTGTGGGAAGTGGATGAACTGATGGTCCAGGTGGCTGATAGCCGGGTGCAGTCATGGAGCACGGATCCCCGCGCTCGGACGCCGCTCTTGCCGGCCCTGGACACCGGCAGCGACCCCCGTTGCCTACAAACCGTCCGGGAGGGACACGAATTGTTCGCCCACGAGTCACTGCGGGTCTGA
- a CDS encoding polyprenol monophosphomannose synthase, whose protein sequence is MRVLTIIPTYNELESLPVTLGRLRAAVPHSDVLVVDDNSPDGTGKLADDFAAKDSQVHVLHRKGKEGLGAAYIAGFKWGLAAGYDVLVEMDADGSHKPEQLPLLLKAVEDGADLAMGSRWVPGGSVVNWPLYRQAISRIGSTYARIMLGVKIKDVTGGYRAFRRSTLEALNLDEVESVGYGFQVDLAWRVAKLGLRIEERPITFVERELGASKMSGNIVVEAMINVTKWGLAARWAKLTRKSSAEAK, encoded by the coding sequence TTGCGTGTCTTGACGATCATTCCCACCTACAACGAGCTGGAATCGCTCCCCGTGACATTGGGACGGTTGCGCGCAGCAGTGCCGCACTCCGATGTCCTGGTGGTCGACGACAACAGTCCTGACGGCACGGGAAAGCTTGCCGACGACTTCGCAGCAAAGGACAGCCAGGTGCATGTCCTTCACCGCAAAGGGAAGGAAGGCCTTGGAGCTGCCTACATCGCAGGCTTCAAGTGGGGACTGGCCGCAGGCTATGACGTCCTGGTGGAAATGGATGCCGACGGTTCGCACAAGCCGGAGCAGTTGCCTCTTCTGCTTAAGGCCGTGGAGGACGGGGCAGATCTTGCCATGGGCTCCCGGTGGGTTCCAGGTGGCAGCGTAGTTAACTGGCCGCTCTACCGCCAGGCAATCTCCCGCATCGGCAGCACCTACGCCCGCATTATGCTGGGCGTCAAGATCAAGGACGTCACCGGGGGCTACCGAGCCTTCCGACGCAGCACGCTGGAAGCGTTGAACCTGGACGAGGTGGAGTCCGTTGGCTATGGCTTCCAGGTGGATCTTGCATGGCGCGTGGCCAAGCTTGGGCTCCGCATCGAAGAGCGCCCCATCACGTTTGTCGAGCGAGAGCTCGGTGCATCGAAGATGAGCGGCAACATCGTGGTTGAGGCAATGATCAACGTCACCAAATGGGGACTCGCAGCCCGGTGGGCAAAGCTCACCCGCAAGTCATCGGCAGAAGCTAAGTAA
- a CDS encoding RNA polymerase-binding protein RbpA encodes MSDRSLRGMRLGAQSMETESGVEPAPRQRVEYRCEDGEQVFVTFSSEAEIPPVWVSKTGKEALLVDGERPVDANEKAVRTHWDMLLERRSLPELEQILEDRLNILRERRGERRSA; translated from the coding sequence ATGAGCGATCGCAGCCTGCGGGGTATGCGTCTTGGCGCCCAAAGCATGGAAACAGAATCCGGCGTTGAACCGGCACCGCGCCAGCGGGTCGAGTACCGTTGCGAGGATGGCGAGCAGGTCTTCGTAACCTTCTCCTCCGAAGCCGAAATTCCCCCCGTTTGGGTATCCAAGACCGGCAAAGAAGCGCTGCTGGTTGATGGCGAGCGTCCTGTGGATGCCAACGAGAAAGCTGTCCGCACCCACTGGGACATGCTTCTGGAACGCCGCAGCCTTCCCGAGCTCGAACAGATCCTTGAGGATCGTCTGAACATCCTGCGTGAGCGCCGCGGAGAGCGCCGCTCCGCCTAG